A genomic segment from Enoplosus armatus isolate fEnoArm2 chromosome 12, fEnoArm2.hap1, whole genome shotgun sequence encodes:
- the zfand4 gene encoding AN1-type zinc finger protein 4 has product MTDRKEPPFFNDDSVGAFHYKLPFYDTMELFIETLTGTCFELRVLPFEAVISVKAKIQRLEGIPVAQQHLIWNNLELDDEHCLHDYGIAEGCTLKLVLAMRGGPINTRRVTMEDPIKEVADLMESTKEEGWEKNLSNKQVTFVVYREGDQLNFFRVVDRGDGTLTPLSDSLSGGSVYNVCAEEEEEGECSAAAQQSLENSITMNKMKLLKAKMEDMNLNKKPKKSAKVKPRPPVSPHPCGGFLGPFSSRHHHRLFRSLPQINHPLQSNAQLPPITDHKSLDPFPPSAAATSAHLSIPRRPPPSFSSPSCYMLQEEEPWETCPPFAKIRPPPKVSRLDIGSTRLMRDCVYPQLPPLCIRGPPEATFDPAEPAAEAVGLGLLEEAAGLVVPTQPGAPFGELSHPLSLDVSTQPEAGRLSLEVGAQHQLPLSPSPLSTWTLGTNDTLTSRAERTQLGTSFHISPPSPLPTSTSTRPLPQPFDSTLSCLQPNLRAQSSAQVKPGNTSPHPSTPSSTHPPHLRGVKVDSPGKRPELISKREARGITKMANQACKEPLGSLNDSELLASLSTRAPDSSNSRDGFRESLGLALALPPATASGQDNRGCRLPSVPTNRLLQDDLIRQMSPLHGATASYMATNTLVSAGGVMSSFGRIGTPTYHLPPVKAPTGSKKKSSKHCFLCGKKTGLATSYECRCGHNFCATHRYAETHDCTYDYKSAGRRFLQETNPLISAPKLPKI; this is encoded by the exons ATGACCGACAGGAAGGAGCCACCCTTCTTTAATGACGACAGTGTGGGAGCTTTTCACTATAAGCTCCCTTTCTATGACACTATGGAGCTCTTCATAGAGACCCTGACAGGGACCTGTTTCGAGCTGCGTGTGTTGCCCTTTGAGGCTGTCATTTCAGTCAAGGCAAAGATCCAGAGGCTGGAAG GTATCCCTGTTGCCCAGCAACACCTTATCTGGAACAATCTGGAGCTGGATGATGAACATTGTCTACATGACTATGG cattGCAGAGGGCTGCACTTTGAAACTGGTCTTAGCTATGAGGGGAGGCCCAATTAACACCAGGAGAG taacCATGGAGGATCCTATCAAAGAGGTGGCTGACCTGATGGAGAGCACAAAGGAGGAGGGTTGGGAGAAAAATCTGTCCAATAAGCAGGTCACATTTGTGGTCTATCGCGAGGGTGACCAGCTAAACTTCTTCCGAGTTGTCGACAGGGGAGATGGCACCTTGACCCCTCTGTCAGATTCTCTGAG CGGCGGCTCGGTGTACAATGTGTgtgcagaagaggaggaggaaggagagtgttctgcagctgcacagcagaGCCTTGAGAACTCTATCACCATGAACAAAATGAAGCTACTCAAAGCCAAGATGGAGGACATGAACCTCAACAAGAAG ccGAAGAAATCGGCAAAGGTAAAACCCCGGCCCCCTGTCAGCCCACATCCCTGCGGTGGCTTTCTAGGACCTTTCAGCTCACGGCACCATCATCGGCTCTTTCGTTCGCTCCCCCAGATCAACCACCCTCTGCAGTCGAATGCACAACTACCTCCAATCACAGACCATAAATCCTTAGACCCCTTCCCgccttctgctgctgcaaccTCTGCCCACTTGTCTATCCCTAGAAgaccccctccctctttctcctcgcCTTCTTGTTATATGCTTCAGGAGGAGGAGCCATGGGAAACATGCCCACCATTTGCAAAGATCCGGCCCCCTCCCAAAGTGTCCCGGTTGGACATTGGCAGCACCAGGTTGATGAGGGACTGTGTGTACCCTCAACTCCCTCCACTGTGTATCAGGGGGCCACCTGAAGCCACCTTTGACCCAGCTGagcctgcagcagaggcagTTGGGCTGGGTTTGTTAGAAGAAGCTGCTGGGCTGGTGGTTCCAACACAACCTGGAGCACCATTTGGGGAACTGTCACACCCTCTGAGTCTGGATGTGTCCACCCAGCCAGAGGCAGGTCGTCTGTCCCTTGAGGTTGGGGCTCAGCACCAGCTGCCACTTTCCCCTTCCCCACTCAGTACCTGGACACTTGGGACAAATGATACTCTCACCAGCAGAGCTGAAAGGACACAGCTTGGCACATCATTTCATATCAGCCCTCCCTCTCCATTGCCCACCTCCACCTCTACCAGGCCGCTGCCTCAGCCTTTTGATTCCACTCTCTCCTGTTTACAGCCCAACCTTCGAGCACAATCCTCAGCACAAGTGAAGCCAGGCAACACATcccctcacccctccaccccctcgtCAACTCATCCACCACACCTTCGTGGTGTTAAAGTAGACTCACCTGGCAAGAGGCCAGAGCTTATCTCCAAGAGGGAAGCAAGAGGCATCACTAAGATGGCCAACCAAGCTTGTAAGGAGCCACTGGGGTCCCTGAACGACTCTGAACTCCTGGCTTCTCTCTCCACAAGGGCTCcagacagcagcaacagccgGGACGGCTTTAGAGAGAGTCTGGGACTTGCACTGGCATTGCCTCCTGCCACTGCCTCGGGGCAGGACAACCGTGGCTGCAGGCTGCCATCCGTCCCAACTAACAGGCTCCTTCAGGATGATCTCATAAGACAAATGTCACCATTGCATGGAGCAACAGCCTCTTACATG GCCACCAACACTCTTGTGTCAGCTGGGGGAGTCATGTCTTCATTCGGGAGAATAG GCACTCCAACATACCACCTACCTCCAGTCAAGGCCCCCACAGGCAGCAAGAAGAAGAGCTCCAAGCACTGCTTCCTCTGTGGCAAGAAAACTGGCCTGGCCACCAGCTACGAGTGCAG GTGTGGACACAACTTCTGTGCCACCCACCGCTACGCAGAGACGCATGACTGCACATATGACTACAAGAGTGCCGGACGGCGATTTCTGCAAGAGACCAACCCTCTCATCAGTGCTCCCAAGCTGCCTAAGATCTAG